One window of the Natrinema sp. HArc-T2 genome contains the following:
- a CDS encoding ABC transporter substrate-binding protein, which translates to MSDEQAWTRRNVLRTGGTIASAGLMAGCLGESGSSDDDTAYTVSMPPVGEVEFDGVPKNWAASNGSWADMGIALGQKPPEALYLASRYHTQYYDEIPGVSVDKSDIKSFWGDGTLGPEEVLSMSETVDLFVMDPNFVLNRGNGWKQEDIDQVEATGTPFFGNSIFSSGYKWHDYDYLTLYEAFEKLSQVFQETERYEAFASLHDEFQSNVADIVPPEAERPSVAIMWAAESDMGSFSPYLIGDGTSFKQWRELGVKDAFANTDVRDFHSTRSSVGYETLLEIDPDIILFRGQEAKTVEEFQNAIVSQLENDDVASELTAVQNGEVYRGGPLYQGPITNLVVTQRAAEQVYGIDEQLYDPQEVSDIINGDF; encoded by the coding sequence ATGAGTGACGAACAGGCGTGGACGAGACGGAACGTACTCCGAACTGGCGGAACGATCGCAAGCGCCGGCCTGATGGCCGGCTGCCTCGGTGAGAGCGGATCATCAGACGACGACACTGCGTACACGGTGTCGATGCCGCCGGTCGGCGAGGTCGAGTTCGACGGCGTCCCGAAGAACTGGGCAGCCAGCAACGGGAGCTGGGCCGACATGGGAATCGCACTGGGACAGAAACCACCCGAGGCACTGTATCTCGCCAGTCGGTACCACACGCAGTACTATGACGAAATTCCGGGCGTGAGCGTCGACAAAAGCGATATAAAATCGTTCTGGGGAGACGGGACGCTGGGTCCGGAAGAAGTGCTCTCGATGAGCGAAACCGTCGATCTGTTCGTCATGGACCCGAACTTCGTCCTCAATCGCGGCAACGGCTGGAAGCAAGAGGACATCGACCAAGTCGAGGCGACAGGAACACCCTTCTTCGGCAACAGTATCTTTTCGAGCGGCTACAAGTGGCACGACTACGACTATCTCACGCTGTACGAGGCCTTCGAGAAGCTCTCACAGGTCTTCCAAGAAACGGAACGATACGAGGCCTTCGCAAGCCTCCATGACGAGTTCCAGTCGAACGTCGCTGATATTGTGCCACCAGAAGCAGAGCGACCGAGCGTCGCTATCATGTGGGCGGCTGAAAGTGATATGGGATCGTTTTCTCCGTACCTCATCGGCGACGGAACGAGTTTCAAGCAATGGCGTGAACTCGGAGTCAAGGACGCGTTTGCCAACACGGACGTACGCGACTTCCACAGTACACGTAGCTCGGTCGGCTACGAGACGCTGCTCGAGATCGATCCCGATATCATCCTGTTCCGTGGTCAGGAAGCGAAGACGGTCGAGGAGTTCCAGAACGCGATCGTCAGCCAGCTAGAAAACGACGACGTCGCGAGCGAATTGACTGCTGTTCAGAACGGCGAGGTCTACCGTGGCGGCCCGCTCTACCAGGGGCCGATCACGAACCTCGTCGTCACGCAACGTGCAGCCGAACAGGTCTACGGTATCGACGAACAGCTCTACGACCCACAGGAGGTCAGCGACATCATCAACGGAGACTTCTAG
- a CDS encoding methyl-accepting chemotaxis protein, producing MGLNPWEGIPGVRRSYALRFLTALVVIFLIVGAFGGSIYAQTGSELRSDVESQLVTGAEKDANRLDIWFQSTERYLGSLPRSSAFRSDDRVAISDSLHRMNDRTAFEGAYYVDTEAGVVHANAGTNAVITDDGRLSDATDTHLSTVLEDDSQVVFSEAFETEAGRPAMLAVSDVPGESDHVLVGLVDLESLSRYMIGADNNDDVVVVDRSGTVVLAENRSLLLQDDALDPATVANGTGTTSTDAGSDDSETVVGYAPLEHDGWTLTTRVPASDAYALQSTISNWLLAMLAVTFGGMLVLGATVGRNTARSLRDLSKRAAAIEDGNLDEPVESTRSDELGELHRSIDRMRQSLRDRLEEAEAARAEAERERTESERFSRQLEQTADQYGTTMRACADGDLTRRLDLDADSEAMATVAAAFNDMMDDLEATVAATRAFADAVDDAAESTADGVVEVRSASEQVTTSVQGIADGAERQSDHLAMISTEVDELSTTTQQIAATSSQVAGLAEQTATASADARESARRAIDGMNAIEAEATDAVTEVARLESEIEAIDDLLEFIADVTKETNMLALNASIEAARSSSDDAQFTAVAEQVKSLAEDTQEAATDIEARLERVSEQTEQVATVVRETDERIADHRNAVETTVDSLEEISSFAEETSEGVQEISAATQQQAGATQEIVRMTDDVTAISGETSAEAETVAAAAEEQTSSLVEVSHTATSLSDRARELSNALAAFEVDVESVETPLETAGDTDRGLPAADDYRVEADGQDGGSGTAGASSRASESADDAGESPIQEFDWTSPQ from the coding sequence ATGGGCTTGAATCCGTGGGAGGGTATTCCCGGTGTTCGCCGCAGCTATGCGTTACGGTTTCTCACAGCACTTGTCGTTATCTTCCTCATCGTGGGGGCGTTCGGCGGCAGTATCTACGCACAGACTGGCTCCGAACTCCGGTCAGATGTCGAATCACAGCTCGTTACCGGTGCTGAGAAGGATGCAAACCGGCTCGATATCTGGTTCCAGTCGACCGAGCGCTATCTGGGGTCACTTCCCCGCTCGTCGGCGTTTCGCAGCGATGACCGAGTGGCGATCAGCGACTCGTTACACCGGATGAACGACCGCACCGCGTTCGAAGGCGCGTACTACGTCGATACCGAGGCGGGTGTCGTCCACGCGAACGCGGGCACGAACGCGGTCATCACCGACGACGGTCGACTCAGCGATGCGACCGACACTCACCTCTCGACCGTCCTGGAAGACGATTCGCAGGTTGTCTTCTCCGAGGCCTTCGAAACCGAGGCGGGCCGACCGGCGATGCTCGCCGTCAGCGACGTCCCTGGCGAGTCCGACCACGTCCTCGTCGGCCTCGTCGACCTCGAGTCGTTGTCCCGGTACATGATCGGCGCCGACAACAATGACGACGTGGTCGTCGTCGACCGCTCGGGGACGGTCGTCCTCGCCGAGAACCGGTCGCTGCTGTTGCAAGACGACGCGCTCGATCCTGCCACCGTCGCGAACGGCACGGGCACGACCTCGACCGACGCCGGGTCCGACGACAGCGAGACCGTCGTCGGCTACGCGCCACTCGAGCACGACGGCTGGACGCTGACGACCCGTGTCCCAGCATCTGACGCCTACGCGCTCCAGTCGACTATCTCGAACTGGCTGCTTGCGATGCTTGCCGTGACGTTCGGAGGCATGCTGGTTCTCGGTGCGACGGTCGGACGGAACACGGCCCGCTCGCTTCGCGACCTCTCGAAGCGGGCTGCTGCCATCGAGGACGGGAACCTGGACGAGCCAGTCGAGTCGACCCGTTCGGACGAACTCGGCGAGCTGCATCGGTCGATCGATCGGATGCGCCAGTCGCTGCGCGATCGGCTCGAGGAAGCCGAAGCCGCCCGCGCCGAGGCCGAACGAGAACGGACAGAATCCGAGCGCTTCTCCCGGCAACTCGAGCAGACGGCTGACCAGTACGGCACGACGATGCGGGCCTGTGCCGACGGCGACCTGACGCGGCGCCTCGACCTCGACGCCGACAGCGAGGCGATGGCGACGGTCGCGGCGGCGTTCAACGACATGATGGACGACCTCGAGGCGACGGTGGCTGCGACGCGGGCCTTTGCCGACGCGGTCGACGACGCTGCGGAATCGACGGCCGACGGGGTCGTCGAGGTCCGGTCGGCCTCCGAGCAGGTGACGACCTCGGTGCAGGGGATCGCCGACGGGGCCGAGCGCCAGAGCGATCACCTCGCGATGATCAGTACCGAGGTCGACGAACTTTCGACGACCACCCAGCAGATCGCCGCGACCTCCTCACAGGTCGCAGGCCTCGCCGAGCAGACCGCGACGGCGAGTGCGGACGCCCGCGAGTCGGCCCGTCGGGCGATCGACGGCATGAACGCCATCGAAGCCGAGGCGACCGATGCCGTCACGGAAGTCGCCCGCCTCGAGAGCGAAATCGAGGCCATCGACGACCTCCTCGAGTTCATCGCCGACGTCACGAAGGAGACGAACATGCTCGCGCTCAACGCCAGCATCGAGGCTGCCCGCTCGAGTTCGGACGACGCCCAGTTCACCGCGGTCGCAGAACAGGTCAAGTCCCTCGCCGAGGACACCCAGGAGGCCGCGACCGACATCGAAGCACGCCTCGAGCGCGTCAGCGAGCAGACCGAGCAGGTCGCCACCGTCGTCAGAGAGACCGACGAGCGGATCGCCGACCACCGCAACGCGGTCGAGACGACGGTCGACTCGCTCGAGGAAATCTCGTCGTTCGCCGAGGAGACGAGCGAGGGCGTCCAGGAGATCTCGGCGGCGACCCAACAGCAGGCCGGCGCGACACAGGAGATCGTGCGGATGACCGACGACGTCACGGCGATCAGCGGGGAGACCAGCGCCGAAGCGGAGACGGTCGCCGCGGCTGCCGAAGAACAGACGTCGTCGCTCGTCGAGGTCTCACACACCGCCACGTCGCTGTCCGACCGGGCACGAGAACTGTCCAACGCGCTGGCAGCGTTCGAGGTCGATGTCGAGTCGGTCGAGACGCCACTCGAGACTGCGGGTGATACTGACCGTGGACTCCCGGCTGCTGACGACTACCGTGTCGAAGCAGACGGACAGGACGGCGGTTCGGGGACGGCTGGCGCCTCGAGTCGTGCCTCAGAATCTGCCGACGACGCGGGCGAATCGCCGATTCAAGAATTCGACTGGACGAGCCCACAGTAG
- a CDS encoding DEAD/DEAH box helicase — protein MSKQVQQVDTIFCHETGDDYLIVVERDGKRLFRAKLGLSETSAGPRPAKFRLKQGSSEEPRQPDEFVELARRAKRIRISEQTSPEGRRELTEMLEGYQLEDKAKTVRTCRYCASAGQYSPITTETAVKDDNDWICRDCARQELERQLSFSGSGAVTGAAKERLEELMLEVQDLERIVNLLKGQLDPDLTKFDTISATTDEVDPVRIDSLNLHPGLQDLLEDRFETLLPVQSLAVENGLFGGDDQMVVSATATGKTLVGEMAGINRVLNGKGTMLFLVPLVALANQKYEDFQDEYGHLVDVSIRVGASRIADNGNQFDPNADVIVGTYEGIDHALRTGKDMGDIGTVVIDEVHTLKEEERGHRLDGLISRLKYTCEQRAKRRDDYGGAQWVYLSATVGNPEQLAGALESTLIEFEERPVPIERHVTFADGQEKVRIENKLVKRAFDTESSKGYRGQTIIFTNSRRRCHEISRKLEYSAAPYHAGLDYKRRKEVERKFGEQELSAVVTTAALAAGVDFPASQVIFDSLAMGIEWLSVQEFHQMLGRAGRPDYHDKGTVYVLVEPDCAYHNSMEMSEDEVAFKLLKGEMESVMTHYDEAAAVEETLANVTVGGKATKALNDRMIGDVPTKHAIGKLLQYEFIDGFEPTPLGRVVTEHFLEPGQAFTLLDGIRKDAHPYELVADIELRDEDR, from the coding sequence GTGTCGAAGCAGGTCCAGCAGGTCGATACGATCTTCTGTCACGAAACCGGCGACGACTACCTGATCGTCGTCGAACGTGACGGCAAACGGCTGTTCAGGGCGAAACTCGGACTCTCGGAAACGTCAGCCGGCCCCCGCCCCGCGAAGTTCCGGCTCAAACAGGGCTCGAGCGAAGAGCCCCGCCAGCCCGACGAGTTCGTCGAGCTCGCCCGTCGAGCCAAACGCATCCGCATCTCCGAGCAAACCTCGCCCGAGGGACGGCGCGAGCTCACCGAGATGCTCGAAGGCTACCAACTCGAAGACAAGGCCAAGACCGTCCGGACCTGCCGTTACTGCGCTTCTGCGGGCCAGTACTCGCCGATCACCACCGAGACAGCGGTCAAAGACGACAACGACTGGATCTGCCGGGACTGTGCCCGTCAGGAACTCGAGCGCCAGCTGTCCTTTTCGGGCAGCGGCGCGGTCACCGGCGCGGCCAAAGAGCGCCTCGAGGAACTCATGCTCGAGGTCCAGGACCTAGAACGGATCGTCAACCTGCTCAAGGGGCAGCTCGATCCCGATCTGACGAAGTTCGATACTATCTCGGCGACGACCGACGAGGTCGACCCCGTCCGGATCGACTCGCTGAACCTCCATCCGGGCTTACAGGACCTGCTCGAGGATCGGTTCGAGACCCTGCTGCCGGTCCAGAGCCTCGCGGTCGAAAACGGGCTGTTCGGCGGCGACGACCAGATGGTCGTCTCGGCGACGGCGACGGGGAAGACCCTCGTCGGCGAGATGGCCGGCATCAACCGCGTCTTAAACGGCAAGGGGACGATGCTCTTTCTCGTGCCACTGGTGGCCCTGGCCAATCAGAAGTACGAGGACTTCCAGGACGAGTACGGCCACCTCGTCGACGTCTCCATCCGCGTGGGTGCGAGCCGGATCGCCGACAACGGCAACCAGTTCGATCCCAACGCCGACGTCATCGTCGGCACCTACGAGGGGATCGACCACGCCCTGCGGACGGGCAAGGACATGGGCGACATCGGTACCGTCGTCATCGACGAGGTCCACACCCTCAAAGAAGAGGAGCGGGGCCACCGCCTCGACGGCCTTATTTCGCGGCTCAAGTACACTTGCGAGCAACGCGCGAAGCGCCGCGACGACTATGGGGGTGCGCAGTGGGTCTACCTCTCGGCGACCGTCGGCAACCCCGAACAGCTCGCGGGCGCGCTCGAGTCGACGCTCATCGAATTCGAGGAGCGACCGGTGCCGATCGAACGTCACGTCACGTTCGCCGACGGCCAAGAGAAGGTCCGCATCGAGAACAAGCTCGTCAAACGCGCGTTCGACACCGAGTCCTCCAAAGGCTATCGGGGCCAGACGATCATCTTCACCAACTCGAGGCGACGCTGTCACGAAATTTCGCGGAAACTCGAGTATTCCGCCGCACCCTATCACGCCGGCTTAGATTACAAGCGCCGCAAGGAAGTCGAACGCAAGTTCGGCGAGCAGGAACTCTCCGCGGTCGTCACGACCGCCGCACTCGCTGCGGGGGTCGACTTCCCGGCCTCGCAGGTGATCTTCGACTCGCTGGCGATGGGCATCGAGTGGCTCTCCGTCCAGGAGTTCCACCAGATGCTCGGTCGCGCGGGCCGACCCGACTACCACGACAAGGGGACGGTGTACGTCCTCGTCGAACCCGATTGCGCCTACCACAACTCGATGGAGATGTCCGAGGACGAAGTCGCCTTCAAACTCCTCAAAGGCGAGATGGAGTCGGTGATGACCCACTACGACGAGGCCGCCGCCGTCGAGGAAACGCTGGCGAACGTCACCGTCGGCGGTAAGGCCACGAAGGCGCTCAACGACCGCATGATCGGCGACGTGCCGACGAAACACGCCATCGGCAAGCTCCTGCAGTACGAATTCATCGACGGCTTCGAACCTACGCCACTCGGTCGCGTCGTCACGGAACACTTCTTAGAACCCGGACAGGCGTTTACCCTGCTTGACGGCATCCGGAAAGACGCCCATCCTTACGAACTCGTCGCAGACATCGAACTGCGCGACGAGGATCGCTGA
- a CDS encoding pro-sigmaK processing inhibitor BofA family protein, with protein MTGLEVLLLILVLLLVLAAAQLVAIARPFIVNAIGGLVVLYLAQVVFGVTVAVSPLTIGIVAVGGVPGSILVLALSLFGIAFVP; from the coding sequence ATGACCGGACTCGAGGTGCTGCTTTTGATCCTCGTCTTGCTCCTCGTGCTCGCGGCGGCACAGCTCGTTGCGATTGCCAGGCCATTTATTGTCAACGCGATCGGTGGGCTCGTCGTGTTGTATCTCGCACAGGTCGTCTTCGGCGTCACGGTGGCGGTGTCACCGCTGACGATCGGGATCGTCGCGGTCGGTGGCGTTCCGGGCTCGATACTCGTGCTTGCGCTGTCGCTGTTCGGGATCGCCTTCGTCCCGTGA
- a CDS encoding minichromosome maintenance protein MCM, producing MAQAGNSELVDSFEQFFRNYYDNEIKQLAQRYPNEQRSLHVDWQDLYRFDPDLADDFIAQPEQLQRYAEEALRLYDLPIDVSLGQAHVRIRNLQETESPEIREIRARDMNSLVQVYGIVRKATDVRPKIEEAAFECQLCGTLTRVPQSSGDFQEPHECQGCERQGPFRVNFDQSEFVDSQKLRIQESPEGLRGGETPQALDVHVEDDITGEVTPGDHVSATGVLRLEQQGDNQDKSPVFDFYMEGMSVDIDEEQFEDMDITGEDKEEIVRLSSSEDIYDKMIASIAPSIYGYNQEKLAMILQLFSGVTKQLPDGSRIRGDLHMLLIGDPGTGKSQMLGYIQNIAPRSVYTSGKGSSSAGLTAAAVRDDFGDGQQWTLEAGALVLADQGIAAVDELDKMRPEDRSAMHEALEQQKISVSKAGINATLKSRCSLLGAANPKYGRFDQYEPIGEQIDLEPALISRFDLIFTVTDQPDEEKDRNLAEHIITTNYAGELTTQREEMSSLDVSDAEIDEMTEQVDPEIDAELLRKYIAYAKQNCHPRMTDAAQETIRDFYVDLRSRGTDEDAAVPVTARKLEALVRLAEASARVRLSDTVEQRDAERSVEIVRSCLQDIGVDPETGEFDADIVEAGTSKSQRDRIKNLKGLISDIEEEYDDGAPVDIVLERAEEVGMDQSKAEHEIDKLKQKGEVYEPSTDTLRTT from the coding sequence ATGGCGCAAGCGGGCAATTCAGAACTCGTCGACTCTTTTGAGCAGTTCTTCCGCAACTACTACGACAACGAGATCAAACAGCTTGCGCAGCGCTATCCCAACGAACAGCGGTCGCTGCACGTCGACTGGCAGGATCTCTATCGGTTCGATCCCGACCTCGCGGACGACTTCATCGCCCAGCCCGAACAACTCCAGCGCTACGCCGAGGAGGCGCTGCGACTGTACGACCTTCCGATCGACGTCAGTCTCGGGCAGGCCCACGTCCGGATTCGAAATCTCCAAGAGACGGAGTCCCCCGAGATCCGGGAGATCCGCGCACGGGACATGAACTCCCTCGTGCAAGTGTACGGCATCGTCCGCAAAGCCACCGACGTGCGGCCCAAAATCGAAGAAGCCGCCTTCGAGTGCCAGCTCTGTGGCACGCTGACCCGCGTCCCCCAGTCCAGCGGCGACTTCCAGGAACCCCACGAGTGTCAGGGCTGTGAACGGCAGGGCCCGTTCCGCGTCAACTTCGACCAATCCGAGTTCGTCGACTCCCAGAAACTTCGTATCCAGGAAAGTCCCGAAGGTCTGCGTGGCGGTGAAACCCCCCAGGCACTCGACGTCCACGTCGAAGACGACATCACCGGCGAGGTCACCCCTGGCGACCACGTCTCCGCAACCGGCGTTTTGCGCCTCGAGCAACAGGGTGACAATCAGGACAAGTCACCCGTCTTCGACTTCTACATGGAGGGGATGTCCGTCGACATCGACGAAGAGCAGTTCGAGGACATGGACATCACCGGCGAAGACAAGGAAGAAATCGTCCGGCTCTCCTCGAGCGAGGACATCTACGACAAGATGATCGCCTCTATTGCGCCCTCGATCTACGGCTATAATCAGGAGAAACTCGCGATGATACTCCAGTTGTTCTCGGGCGTGACGAAGCAGTTGCCCGACGGCTCACGGATCCGTGGGGACCTGCATATGCTGTTGATCGGTGATCCGGGAACTGGTAAATCACAGATGCTGGGCTACATCCAGAACATTGCACCCCGCTCGGTCTACACCTCGGGCAAGGGGTCGTCCTCGGCTGGTCTCACAGCCGCCGCCGTCCGCGACGACTTCGGCGACGGCCAGCAGTGGACCCTCGAGGCCGGCGCGCTCGTTCTCGCCGATCAGGGAATCGCAGCGGTCGACGAACTCGACAAGATGCGCCCGGAAGACCGGAGTGCCATGCACGAGGCCTTAGAACAGCAGAAGATTTCGGTCTCGAAAGCCGGCATCAACGCGACGCTCAAATCTCGCTGTTCGTTGCTCGGCGCGGCAAACCCCAAGTACGGTCGCTTCGATCAGTACGAGCCGATCGGCGAACAGATCGACCTCGAGCCGGCGCTCATCTCACGGTTCGACCTGATTTTCACGGTCACCGACCAACCTGACGAGGAAAAGGACCGCAACCTCGCCGAGCACATCATCACCACGAACTACGCTGGCGAGTTGACCACCCAGCGCGAGGAGATGAGTTCACTCGATGTCAGCGACGCCGAAATCGACGAGATGACCGAACAGGTCGATCCGGAGATCGACGCCGAACTCCTTCGGAAGTACATCGCCTACGCCAAGCAGAACTGTCATCCGCGAATGACTGACGCGGCCCAGGAAACGATTCGAGACTTCTACGTGGATCTTCGCTCGAGAGGGACCGACGAGGACGCTGCCGTTCCCGTCACGGCCCGAAAACTCGAGGCGCTGGTTCGGCTCGCGGAAGCAAGCGCTCGCGTTCGGCTCTCGGATACGGTCGAGCAGCGTGATGCCGAACGGTCCGTCGAAATCGTCCGCTCGTGTCTCCAGGATATCGGCGTTGATCCCGAGACCGGCGAGTTCGACGCCGACATCGTCGAGGCGGGCACCTCGAAGTCCCAGCGCGACCGGATCAAGAACCTCAAGGGACTCATCAGCGATATCGAGGAAGAGTACGACGACGGCGCGCCAGTCGACATCGTCTTGGAACGGGCCGAAGAAGTCGGCATGGACCAGTCGAAAGCCGAACACGAGATCGACAAGCTCAAACAGAAAGGCGAGGTCTACGAGCCGAGTACGGACACGCTCCGGACGACGTAA
- a CDS encoding transcription initiation factor IIB family protein: MADTETTPGCPECDGRLRKEGTEIVCEECGLVSAEDEIDRGPEWRTFDTDNDDPRRTGAPLTRSRHDRGLSTEIGYGSHSSASSRLTGRKRRQIARLRREHNRARISSKAERNQVYGFAEIRRLTALLSLPDSVREQACALFESAQSEGLFQGRSLEGFAAAAVYATCRTRSIARTTDEIAAVARADDAELSVAYDAMNRELGLPTGPIDPAQYLPRFASELELGTAVERRAREHVAALLEAGLIGGRNPGGVAAGCLYKASGERDEWPSITQAAAAEVADVAAVTIRTTARNIDEL; this comes from the coding sequence ATGGCAGATACCGAGACAACGCCGGGCTGCCCTGAATGCGACGGCAGATTACGGAAAGAGGGGACGGAAATCGTCTGTGAGGAGTGTGGACTCGTCTCCGCGGAAGACGAAATCGACCGTGGCCCGGAGTGGCGGACGTTCGACACCGACAACGACGATCCGAGACGAACCGGGGCACCGCTGACGCGGTCGCGACACGACCGTGGACTTTCGACGGAGATCGGCTACGGTTCGCACTCGAGTGCCAGTTCTCGCTTGACCGGTCGGAAACGGCGACAGATCGCACGCCTGCGCCGCGAACACAACCGCGCACGGATCTCATCGAAAGCCGAACGAAATCAGGTGTATGGCTTCGCCGAGATCAGACGGCTCACTGCCTTGCTCTCGCTGCCGGATTCCGTCAGAGAGCAAGCCTGTGCACTGTTCGAGTCCGCCCAGTCCGAAGGACTCTTTCAGGGTCGTTCGCTCGAGGGATTTGCTGCCGCTGCGGTCTATGCCACCTGTCGGACGCGTTCGATCGCCCGAACGACCGACGAAATCGCCGCTGTTGCACGCGCAGACGATGCCGAACTCTCGGTCGCCTACGATGCGATGAACCGTGAACTTGGGCTGCCGACAGGGCCGATCGACCCCGCACAGTATCTCCCACGCTTTGCGTCGGAACTCGAGCTCGGAACCGCCGTCGAGCGTCGCGCGCGAGAACACGTCGCGGCCCTGCTCGAGGCAGGTCTGATCGGTGGTCGCAATCCCGGTGGCGTCGCTGCGGGTTGTCTCTACAAGGCGTCGGGAGAGCGCGACGAGTGGCCGTCGATCACACAGGCTGCGGCTGCCGAGGTTGCCGACGTCGCGGCAGTGACGATCCGAACAACCGCCAGAAACATCGACGAACTCTGA
- the thrC gene encoding threonine synthase: MSLSLSAEQPDEPADADDGVWLECIECGDTFAPFDDVRYTCDECDGLLEVRYAELPTFDDFDGHGVWRYADALPFAEGVSIQEGATPLYEVPRLEDEIGVEALRIKHEGMNPTGSFKDRGMTVGVRVAKELGVGRLACASTGNTSAALAAYGSRGGMETLVLLPAGKVAAGKIAQASLHGARILEVDGNFDACLDIVQELANQGEAYLLNSLNPFRLEGQKTIGLEILEGFLADYDAVPDRIVLPVGNAGNTSALYKAFRELVQAGELDEDDVPKLTGVQAEGAAPMVEAIENDADEVRRWDDVETRATAIRIGNPVNAPKALPGIRETGGTAVAVSDEEITEAQRDIAGEGIGVEPASAASIAGLRKLRAEGVVDDDERVACLTTGHLLKDPDAAAAAGSEPEPVPADTDGVLEQLSE; the protein is encoded by the coding sequence ATGAGTCTCAGTCTCTCGGCCGAGCAACCCGACGAACCCGCCGACGCCGACGACGGCGTCTGGCTCGAGTGTATCGAGTGTGGCGACACGTTCGCCCCCTTCGACGACGTTCGCTACACGTGTGATGAGTGTGACGGACTGCTCGAGGTTCGCTACGCCGAGCTGCCGACGTTCGACGACTTCGACGGCCACGGCGTCTGGCGCTATGCCGACGCGCTGCCCTTCGCGGAAGGCGTCTCGATTCAGGAGGGTGCGACGCCGCTGTACGAGGTGCCCCGACTCGAGGACGAGATCGGCGTCGAGGCGCTGCGGATCAAACACGAGGGGATGAACCCGACCGGCTCGTTCAAGGACCGTGGAATGACCGTCGGCGTCCGCGTCGCGAAGGAACTCGGCGTCGGCCGACTGGCCTGTGCCTCGACCGGCAACACGAGTGCCGCGCTGGCCGCCTACGGCTCCCGCGGTGGGATGGAGACGCTCGTTCTCCTGCCCGCCGGCAAGGTTGCAGCCGGCAAGATCGCCCAGGCGAGTCTCCACGGCGCACGCATCCTCGAAGTCGACGGCAACTTCGACGCCTGCCTCGATATCGTCCAGGAACTCGCAAATCAGGGCGAGGCCTACCTGCTGAACTCGCTGAACCCCTTCCGCCTCGAGGGCCAGAAGACGATCGGCCTCGAGATCCTCGAGGGCTTCCTCGCCGATTACGACGCCGTCCCGGACCGGATCGTGCTTCCGGTCGGCAACGCGGGCAACACTTCGGCCCTCTACAAGGCCTTCCGTGAACTCGTCCAGGCCGGCGAACTCGACGAAGACGATGTGCCCAAGCTGACGGGTGTGCAGGCCGAAGGCGCTGCCCCGATGGTCGAAGCGATCGAAAACGACGCCGACGAGGTTCGGCGCTGGGACGACGTGGAGACGCGCGCGACCGCGATCCGGATCGGCAACCCGGTCAACGCACCCAAAGCCCTACCCGGCATCCGCGAGACCGGTGGCACCGCCGTTGCGGTCTCCGACGAGGAGATCACCGAGGCCCAGCGCGACATCGCCGGCGAGGGGATCGGCGTCGAACCCGCCTCTGCTGCGTCGATCGCCGGTCTGCGAAAGCTCCGCGCCGAAGGCGTCGTCGACGACGACGAGCGCGTCGCCTGCCTGACGACTGGCCACCTGCTCAAAGACCCCGACGCGGCGGCCGCCGCCGGCAGCGAACCCGAGCCTGTGCCAGCCGATACCGACGGTGTGCTCGAGCAACTCTCGGAGTAA
- a CDS encoding helix-turn-helix domain-containing protein, with amino-acid sequence MSDAPQHRLGELMEESNPPFENVMSCVFGIEDHETRTYLTLCSQPGSTIEELAATLERDRSTVNRSLSTLHERDLVRRDRRLLDGGGYIYQYTAIALPEVKEMLHEALDVWTATVHDVIDEFDETIE; translated from the coding sequence ATGTCCGATGCCCCTCAGCACCGCCTCGGGGAACTGATGGAGGAATCGAACCCCCCGTTCGAAAACGTCATGAGTTGCGTGTTCGGCATCGAGGATCACGAGACCAGAACCTACCTGACACTGTGTTCCCAACCCGGTAGTACGATCGAGGAGTTGGCCGCGACGCTCGAGCGAGACCGGAGTACGGTGAACCGCTCGCTGTCGACGCTGCACGAACGGGACCTCGTTCGCCGGGATCGGCGGCTGCTAGACGGCGGCGGCTACATCTACCAGTACACGGCGATCGCGCTGCCGGAAGTCAAAGAAATGCTTCACGAAGCGCTGGACGTCTGGACGGCGACGGTCCACGACGTGATCGACGAGTTCGACGAGACGATCGAGTAA